From Sporosarcina sp. Te-1, the proteins below share one genomic window:
- a CDS encoding ABC transporter ATP-binding protein, which translates to MTVLELKRVTKTFGSGRTEVEALKETEFQADKEELIAIIGPSGSGKSTFLTIVGGLLSPSTGDVILNGQTISGMNERERSQIRLKEIGFVLQASNLVPFLTVDKQMKLLDQVKKGNMDKSELGQLYDDLGIEELRNKYPADLSGGERQRVAIAKALYTNPSIILADEPTASLDSDRAYEVMQLLKNETKSKGTTTIVVTHDIRLTEYCDKVYKMTDGVLKLEKNGVR; encoded by the coding sequence ATGACAGTTCTTGAATTAAAGCGAGTGACGAAAACATTTGGAAGCGGTCGTACGGAAGTAGAGGCATTAAAAGAGACGGAATTTCAGGCGGATAAAGAAGAGTTGATTGCCATTATTGGCCCTTCCGGATCTGGAAAGAGTACATTCTTAACGATTGTCGGTGGTTTACTGTCGCCGTCAACAGGAGATGTTATTTTAAACGGACAAACGATTTCGGGTATGAATGAACGAGAACGCTCCCAAATCCGCTTGAAGGAAATCGGATTTGTGTTGCAAGCATCCAACCTTGTACCTTTCTTGACAGTGGATAAGCAGATGAAGTTACTCGACCAGGTGAAAAAAGGGAATATGGATAAAAGCGAGCTGGGGCAATTATATGATGATTTGGGGATTGAAGAACTGCGGAATAAGTATCCCGCTGACCTTTCCGGCGGGGAACGGCAACGGGTGGCTATTGCAAAGGCTTTATACACGAATCCATCCATCATATTAGCGGACGAACCAACCGCATCATTGGATTCGGATCGCGCTTACGAGGTGATGCAGCTGTTGAAAAATGAAACGAAAAGCAAGGGGACGACAACGATTGTCGTGACTCATGACATTCGGTTGACCGAGTACTGCGACAAGGTTTATAAGATGACAGATGGTGTGTTGAAGCTAGAGAAAAACGGAGTTCGCTAG
- a CDS encoding ABC transporter permease, which translates to MFLAWNEIMKNKLRFTLITGVLLLVAYLVFFLSGLATGLKNLNREAVDNWKADAIVLTEESDKSLYQSSLTLDQEKDIKAVETAILGQMSAIANNGKKKTNVSLFGIRKDEFLMPSIKEGDAFDGENEVVADVSLKEDGFAVGDELSISSTDRKLKIVGFMDASRFNASPVLYMDLDTLNQVKYGEAVEANKDRINAIVIRGQETANSVSDDSLEVIETETFIKNLPGYTEQNLTLTFMIYFLFIISSVIVAIFLYVLTVQKISMFGVMKAQGISSFYLSRSVIAQTFLLAFVGVAIGLVLTLVTGAFLPAAVPVSFDIPTMLLYGGVLVIVAIAGAVFSVMTIVRIDPLKAIGG; encoded by the coding sequence GTGTTCTTAGCATGGAATGAGATTATGAAAAATAAATTGAGGTTTACGCTCATTACAGGTGTCTTGCTGTTGGTGGCGTATTTGGTCTTTTTTTTATCCGGATTGGCCACTGGATTGAAAAATTTGAACCGGGAAGCAGTCGACAATTGGAAAGCGGATGCAATCGTCTTGACGGAGGAATCAGATAAAAGCTTGTATCAGTCGTCTTTGACTCTGGATCAGGAAAAGGACATCAAAGCGGTTGAAACGGCGATTCTCGGGCAAATGAGTGCGATTGCAAATAATGGGAAGAAGAAAACAAATGTCTCCTTGTTCGGTATTCGGAAGGATGAGTTTTTAATGCCCTCCATTAAAGAGGGAGACGCTTTCGATGGAGAAAACGAAGTCGTAGCTGATGTATCGTTGAAAGAAGATGGATTTGCTGTGGGAGATGAATTAAGCATCTCTTCAACAGATAGGAAATTAAAAATTGTCGGGTTTATGGATGCATCCCGTTTCAATGCATCTCCAGTACTTTACATGGATTTGGACACGTTGAACCAGGTGAAGTATGGAGAGGCTGTGGAAGCAAACAAGGATCGGATCAATGCGATTGTTATCCGGGGACAAGAAACGGCCAATTCGGTATCGGATGATTCACTCGAAGTGATAGAAACAGAAACATTTATCAAGAATCTACCTGGCTATACCGAGCAGAATTTGACATTGACGTTCATGATCTATTTTCTATTTATCATCTCTTCAGTAATTGTTGCTATTTTCTTATACGTGTTGACGGTGCAAAAGATCAGCATGTTTGGTGTCATGAAGGCCCAAGGCATCTCCAGTTTTTATTTATCTAGATCGGTCATTGCCCAGACTTTTCTGCTGGCGTTTGTCGGTGTTGCTATCGGCCTGGTTCTCACTCTGGTAACAGGTGCATTCTTGCCTGCGGCGGTCCCGGTTTCTTTTGACATTCCGACTATGCTCTTGTATGGAGGCGTGCTAGTAATTGTGGCGATCGCGGGAGCAGTATTTTCAGTTATGACGATTGTACGGATCGATCCGTTAAAAGCAATAGGAGGGTGA
- a CDS encoding methyl-accepting chemotaxis protein, which produces MARLTDETNASVEEVNTNVSGIQARIHSIVKDVEDIRTYAEKGGKKISGLDVHMTAVMTKTEHMGELVGELTRSSKEINNIAGLVKRIADQTNLLSLNASIEAARAGEAGKGFAVVAQEIRVLAEQSKQSVEKITDHIRQSTELTSETVDVIEAVRQGVQAGLKKSSESKLKFEKIHGAIISNEHDIQRMELDIQALLEVFHELGKETKRVSATADTLHQAAIHL; this is translated from the coding sequence TTGGCACGTTTGACAGATGAAACAAATGCCTCGGTTGAAGAAGTGAATACAAATGTATCGGGGATACAGGCGCGCATTCATAGCATTGTTAAGGATGTAGAGGATATTCGTACCTATGCAGAAAAAGGGGGCAAAAAAATCAGTGGGTTGGATGTACATATGACAGCCGTCATGACAAAAACGGAACATATGGGAGAACTTGTTGGTGAATTGACCCGGTCTTCCAAAGAGATTAACAATATTGCCGGCCTTGTGAAGCGAATCGCCGATCAAACGAATCTGCTCTCGCTGAATGCATCTATTGAAGCGGCAAGAGCAGGTGAAGCCGGAAAAGGTTTTGCGGTCGTGGCCCAAGAAATCCGAGTGCTTGCAGAACAATCCAAGCAGTCGGTTGAAAAGATTACAGATCATATCCGTCAATCGACTGAGTTGACCAGTGAAACTGTGGATGTGATCGAAGCGGTAAGGCAAGGTGTTCAGGCTGGGCTAAAAAAATCGAGTGAATCGAAATTGAAATTTGAAAAGATACACGGTGCCATCATTTCGAACGAGCATGACATCCAACGTATGGAATTGGATATCCAAGCCTTATTGGAAGTTTTCCATGAGCTAGGCAAAGAGACAAAACGAGTGTCTGCCACAGCGGACACTCTTCATCAAGCAGCCATTCATCTATAA
- a CDS encoding protoglobin domain-containing protein gives MVTKFFSKSNRSVGANQPNTVDCPKPVIRLYTYPALQKQMELIHFTLDDLALLQQYKPFVQRGIAEIVSTFYDKVLEVPSLRQLIEERSNMEHLKRVVADYIIDMFTGIFDEEAIRKKEKLAAIHFRMGVEPKWYVGMFFQIEQVLVRLITEPLSSPAHKEQATRTVGKLLNLEMQIVLEAYERNNEMIKKEQYERVKSELKGKI, from the coding sequence ATGGTCACCAAATTCTTTTCAAAGAGCAACCGTTCTGTTGGTGCCAATCAACCGAACACAGTAGATTGTCCAAAACCTGTTATCCGTCTCTATACATATCCTGCATTACAAAAACAGATGGAATTGATCCATTTCACTTTGGATGATTTAGCCCTTCTTCAGCAATATAAGCCGTTTGTCCAAAGAGGGATCGCGGAGATAGTTTCCACCTTCTACGACAAAGTTCTCGAAGTCCCGTCTCTTCGTCAATTGATTGAAGAACGGTCCAATATGGAGCACTTGAAGAGGGTCGTAGCGGATTACATCATAGATATGTTTACAGGCATATTTGACGAGGAAGCGATCCGGAAGAAAGAGAAATTGGCTGCAATCCATTTTAGGATGGGGGTCGAGCCGAAATGGTATGTCGGGATGTTTTTTCAAATTGAGCAAGTGTTAGTACGTTTAATTACGGAGCCTTTGAGTTCACCGGCACACAAGGAGCAGGCCACTCGAACCGTGGGGAAACTTTTGAATTTGGAAATGCAGATCGTACTGGAAGCATACGAAAGAAATAATGAAATGATTAAAAAAGAACAATATGAGCGTGTGAAGAGTGAGTTGAAAGGGAAAATATAA
- a CDS encoding MerR family transcriptional regulator, whose amino-acid sequence MSVSENGVYTIKQVAEATGLSTQVIRKWEERYSLVLPDRLPNGYRVYSEQDIQLLTKVKMLADQGFPIRQAATIAKEKLEEGVQVPLPPMFAVQPTYDKETVCKLLESGTVCDEIELNVLLQNAYLQLGLAQFLDSIVIPFLKEVGLRWERGEWDEYQESVSSLVVRDFLVQIRRTHQYRNDAPILIAACLPLERHEIPIHILALKSMMRGYKTIVVAASPAPGAIQSLVKRLKPVKVLLSASTTLPFEESPGLLEEMDAFAATQKSTDFYLGGHGALLYTANRPVKALRITNSFEDVFARK is encoded by the coding sequence ATGTCAGTCTCAGAAAATGGAGTGTATACGATTAAACAAGTAGCCGAGGCCACCGGGCTTTCGACACAAGTCATCCGTAAATGGGAAGAGAGATATTCATTAGTTCTCCCCGATCGCCTGCCCAACGGATATCGAGTCTATAGCGAGCAGGATATTCAACTTTTAACCAAAGTAAAAATGCTGGCGGATCAAGGCTTCCCAATTCGCCAAGCAGCAACGATAGCCAAAGAAAAATTGGAGGAAGGAGTCCAAGTCCCGTTACCTCCGATGTTTGCGGTCCAGCCAACATATGACAAAGAAACAGTCTGTAAGCTATTAGAAAGCGGAACAGTTTGCGATGAAATCGAACTAAATGTTCTCTTACAGAACGCCTATCTCCAATTAGGACTAGCCCAATTTCTCGATTCCATCGTCATCCCTTTTTTGAAGGAAGTCGGTTTGCGGTGGGAGAGAGGCGAATGGGACGAGTATCAAGAGTCGGTGTCAAGTTTAGTCGTCCGGGATTTCCTTGTTCAAATCAGAAGAACCCACCAATATCGAAACGATGCGCCTATCCTCATCGCGGCATGCCTACCTCTAGAAAGGCATGAAATTCCAATCCATATTCTTGCGCTCAAAAGCATGATGAGAGGTTATAAAACCATTGTCGTAGCCGCTTCACCTGCACCTGGCGCCATCCAATCACTTGTCAAGAGGTTGAAGCCCGTCAAAGTTTTGCTTTCCGCCTCGACCACCTTGCCCTTCGAGGAAAGTCCAGGCCTTCTAGAAGAAATGGATGCGTTTGCGGCAACTCAAAAATCCACCGATTTCTATCTCGGTGGTCATGGAGCGCTCCTATATACTGCTAACCGTCCTGTCAAAGCATTGAGAATTACTAACAGTTTTGAAGATGTTTTTGCAAGAAAATAA
- a CDS encoding thiol-disulfide oxidoreductase DCC family protein encodes MKRIVLFDGECNFCNSSVQFIIKRDPSNHFLFSSLQSETGKKYVKQYHIPDDVDSLVLIANGRAYTKSSAALHIAKKLDGLWHLLFLFILVPRKIRDSVYDYVARNRYKWFGKREEACMLPTPEERKRFI; translated from the coding sequence ATGAAGCGAATCGTCCTCTTTGATGGTGAATGCAACTTCTGCAATTCCAGCGTCCAATTTATCATCAAACGCGATCCGTCCAATCATTTTCTCTTTTCATCATTGCAAAGCGAGACCGGCAAGAAATACGTGAAACAATATCATATTCCGGACGATGTGGACAGCCTTGTCCTGATTGCAAACGGAAGAGCCTACACAAAGTCTTCAGCTGCCCTGCACATCGCAAAAAAACTCGATGGGCTCTGGCACCTACTCTTCCTATTTATACTCGTTCCCCGAAAAATCCGTGACAGCGTCTATGATTACGTGGCTAGAAATCGCTATAAATGGTTTGGCAAACGGGAAGAAGCATGCATGCTTCCGACACCCGAAGAACGGAAACGATTCATTTGA
- a CDS encoding DUF779 domain-containing protein → MPERVLATDAALELIEKLKAKHGPLMFHQSGGCCDGSSPMCYPEGDLIIGDQDVLLGHIGGVPFYMLRNQYDYWKHTQLIIDVVDGRGGMFSLEGVEGKRFLTRSRAFTAEENEKIQQATET, encoded by the coding sequence ATGCCTGAACGTGTTCTTGCCACAGACGCTGCTTTGGAATTGATTGAGAAGCTGAAGGCGAAACACGGACCTCTCATGTTCCATCAATCGGGCGGCTGCTGTGATGGGTCTTCCCCAATGTGCTATCCGGAAGGCGACTTGATCATCGGCGACCAAGATGTCCTTCTCGGCCATATCGGCGGTGTTCCCTTTTATATGCTTAGGAACCAGTATGATTATTGGAAGCATACGCAACTGATCATTGATGTCGTGGACGGAAGGGGCGGCATGTTTTCACTGGAAGGTGTCGAAGGTAAACGGTTCCTCACCAGATCTCGCGCTTTTACGGCGGAAGAAAATGAAAAGATTCAACAAGCGACGGAAACATAA
- the adh gene encoding aldehyde dehydrogenase, producing MVQAVEKHVYAFPNTEGAKVNFKERYDNYIGGKWTAPVKGEYFDNPTPVTGKVFTQVARSTAEDIELALDAAHAAKDAWGKTSVTERANILLKIADRMEENLEMLAVAETWENGKAVRETLNADLPLAIDHFRYFASAIRSQEGGVSQIDNNTVAYHFHEPIGVVGQIIPWNFPLLMAVWKLAPALAAGNCVVLKPAEQTPASILVLMELIEDLLPAGVVNIVNGFGLEAGKPLASSPRIGKIAFTGETTTGRLIMQYASQNLIPVTLELGGKSPNIFFEDVMAEDDSFLDKAVEGFVLFALNQGEVCTCPSRALIQESIYDKFMERAIERVKAIKTGNPLDPTVMMGAQASTEQMEKILSYLDIGKQEGADCLVGGDRNKLEGELADGYYIQPTVFKGNNKMRIFQEEIFGPVVSVTTFKTKEEALEIANDTLYGLGAGVWTRDMNTAYRFGRGIEAGRVWTNCYHAYPAHAAFGGYKASGIGRENHLQMLAHYQQTKNMLVSYSEDKLGFF from the coding sequence ATGGTACAAGCTGTAGAAAAACACGTTTATGCGTTTCCGAACACAGAAGGGGCAAAAGTGAATTTCAAAGAGCGGTACGATAATTACATCGGCGGCAAATGGACAGCCCCTGTGAAAGGGGAGTACTTTGATAATCCGACGCCTGTAACCGGTAAAGTGTTTACACAAGTGGCCCGTTCCACTGCAGAGGACATTGAGCTGGCTCTCGATGCAGCGCATGCCGCTAAGGATGCTTGGGGTAAGACATCCGTTACGGAACGCGCGAATATCCTTTTGAAGATTGCTGATCGAATGGAAGAAAACCTGGAGATGCTTGCAGTCGCAGAGACATGGGAAAATGGAAAAGCGGTACGGGAAACGCTTAATGCCGATCTTCCATTAGCGATTGACCATTTCCGCTACTTCGCGTCCGCAATCCGTTCACAGGAAGGCGGCGTCAGCCAAATTGACAACAACACCGTGGCTTACCATTTCCATGAGCCTATTGGAGTTGTCGGGCAGATCATTCCGTGGAACTTCCCGCTTCTCATGGCAGTTTGGAAGCTGGCTCCGGCACTCGCTGCAGGGAACTGTGTGGTCTTGAAGCCTGCCGAGCAGACGCCGGCTTCGATCCTTGTACTCATGGAGTTAATTGAAGATTTATTGCCGGCGGGCGTCGTCAATATCGTAAACGGGTTTGGCCTAGAAGCAGGAAAACCGCTTGCGTCCAGCCCGCGAATCGGGAAGATTGCGTTTACAGGAGAAACGACGACGGGCCGCCTGATTATGCAATATGCTTCACAGAATTTGATTCCTGTTACGCTTGAACTTGGCGGCAAATCGCCGAATATTTTCTTTGAGGATGTAATGGCAGAGGACGATTCATTCCTTGATAAGGCGGTGGAGGGATTTGTCCTATTTGCGTTGAATCAAGGAGAGGTCTGTACATGTCCTTCCCGTGCGCTCATCCAAGAATCCATCTATGACAAATTCATGGAACGTGCAATTGAGCGGGTGAAAGCAATTAAAACCGGCAATCCGCTCGACCCGACTGTCATGATGGGAGCGCAGGCTTCGACGGAGCAAATGGAAAAAATCCTTTCCTATCTCGATATCGGAAAGCAGGAAGGCGCAGACTGCCTCGTTGGAGGCGACCGGAACAAGCTGGAAGGGGAACTTGCGGACGGGTATTATATCCAACCGACTGTTTTCAAAGGAAATAATAAGATGCGGATTTTCCAAGAAGAGATCTTTGGCCCTGTTGTATCCGTGACGACCTTCAAAACGAAGGAAGAGGCGCTGGAAATCGCTAATGATACGTTATACGGTTTAGGTGCAGGGGTGTGGACACGGGATATGAATACGGCGTATCGTTTCGGGCGCGGCATTGAGGCGGGGCGCGTATGGACAAATTGCTATCATGCCTATCCGGCCCATGCTGCATTCGGTGGATATAAGGCGTCTGGCATTGGGCGGGAAAACCACCTTCAAATGTTGGCGCACTACCAACAGACGAAAAATATGCTCGTCAGCTATAGTGAAGACAAGCTAGGATTCTTTTAA
- a CDS encoding ATP-binding cassette domain-containing protein, which yields MRYVPHAPYLFSGTIEKNISFGRKCNSKEIQAVSSLVGLHPLIELLPEQYETKIGSEHQSLSAGQQQRLSIARLLLDPPQVVILDEALSNVDELSQQILFEVLKQHIPTIILISHNNNHVTWADHTLPCSSKEKLAF from the coding sequence ATCCGGTATGTTCCACACGCACCTTACCTATTTTCAGGTACCATTGAAAAGAACATTTCCTTTGGCCGCAAATGCAACAGCAAAGAGATTCAGGCCGTCTCCAGTTTGGTCGGGCTGCATCCTTTGATTGAACTCTTGCCGGAGCAATATGAAACAAAAATAGGCTCTGAACATCAAAGCCTTTCTGCAGGCCAGCAACAACGCCTGTCCATCGCACGTCTCCTGTTAGACCCACCACAAGTAGTGATTTTAGACGAGGCACTCAGTAATGTCGATGAGCTTTCACAGCAAATATTGTTCGAGGTCTTGAAGCAACACATTCCGACGATCATTTTAATATCCCATAATAACAACCACGTTACCTGGGCCGATCATACGCTTCCATGTTCTTCTAAAGAAAAGTTGGCGTTTTAA
- a CDS encoding S1C family serine protease, translating to MENSFGKRLLSTVGAGIVGSVLTLGVVANTDLLNAQSKTETPTSVLSSQTDTGNSKVVNTAATKSTSLSDMVENTSKAIVGITNYQEQGNRFAGGSSISEYGTGSGVVFKIDNKTAYIVTNNHVIEGASKIEVTTSKGEKAEGELVGSDALTDLAVVKIDKKYVDTYLEFGNSDQVRAGDSVIAIGNPLSLDFSGTVTRGIISAPARSIDVNTSAGAWKMDVIQTDAAINPGNSGGALINEEGKVIGINSLKIAESGVEGIGFAIPSNDVVPLVEQIMKSGKIERPYMGVGLADLSNVPYMYVQNLPKEVEGGVMITSVDPNSAAAKAGLKEQDVVTAINGTDISNAMDLRKILYSDLKIGDKASLTIYRDDHKQTVELTLTSNSELK from the coding sequence ATGGAAAACTCATTTGGAAAACGCTTATTATCGACTGTCGGTGCTGGCATCGTTGGCTCCGTTTTAACCCTCGGGGTTGTGGCAAATACAGATCTCTTGAATGCCCAATCCAAAACGGAGACGCCGACGTCCGTCCTTTCCTCACAAACTGATACTGGCAACTCAAAAGTCGTGAATACAGCTGCGACGAAATCGACTTCCCTTTCCGATATGGTCGAAAATACCTCGAAAGCGATTGTCGGCATAACAAATTACCAAGAGCAAGGAAACCGGTTTGCGGGGGGCTCTTCTATTTCAGAATATGGTACAGGCTCCGGGGTCGTCTTTAAAATAGATAATAAGACTGCTTACATCGTGACCAATAACCATGTCATTGAGGGTGCGTCCAAAATAGAAGTAACGACCTCAAAAGGAGAAAAAGCGGAGGGCGAATTAGTCGGCAGCGATGCATTGACAGACTTGGCGGTCGTTAAAATCGACAAGAAATACGTGGATACGTACTTGGAATTTGGAAATTCAGATCAGGTCCGTGCAGGCGATTCCGTCATTGCGATTGGTAACCCGCTTAGCCTTGATTTCTCCGGAACGGTGACACGAGGCATTATTAGTGCTCCTGCCCGCTCCATCGATGTCAACACATCTGCCGGTGCGTGGAAAATGGACGTCATCCAAACCGATGCGGCCATCAATCCAGGCAATAGCGGCGGCGCGCTAATTAACGAAGAAGGAAAAGTAATCGGGATCAACAGCTTGAAAATCGCAGAAAGCGGTGTTGAGGGCATTGGCTTTGCCATTCCGAGCAATGATGTCGTTCCTCTCGTGGAACAAATCATGAAATCCGGGAAAATCGAACGTCCGTACATGGGTGTCGGGCTTGCCGATCTCTCCAACGTTCCTTATATGTATGTTCAAAACTTGCCGAAGGAAGTAGAAGGCGGTGTCATGATCACCTCTGTTGACCCGAATTCCGCGGCTGCTAAAGCCGGCTTGAAGGAGCAGGATGTCGTTACAGCTATCAATGGCACAGATATTTCCAACGCTATGGATCTTCGAAAAATCCTATATTCCGATCTCAAAATAGGTGACAAAGCTAGCTTAACCATCTATCGGGATGATCATAAACAGACAGTGGAATTAACATTGACAAGCAATTCGGAGCTGAAATAA